Sequence from the Amaranthus tricolor cultivar Red isolate AtriRed21 chromosome 1, ASM2621246v1, whole genome shotgun sequence genome:
TGTCAGTATAATACTGTATGAGGATGCATGTTTAGTAAGCTTCTATACCACTTCAAACAATTTTTGAGAAAGAAACAACTAAAGGGAGTTTTAAGTAATGGTAATACGTGTCTAATACTAGTAAATCGCACTGCTAATAACTAGGAGAAGTACAAAATCCAGAGATGAGGTAACCAGTCTTGAGTTTACTCCCTTAATTTAGAAGACTGCCGCTTTTATACATACTTTGTCAGTTTACTCCCTAAAGTAACACTAAGTgcctcaagaaaaaaaaaaatctaaattagGGACTTCATAATTTATGTGCTAATTTCAAGAGTAGCTAGCAGATGTTAAAACACGTCCAGCATAGTCTATTCATGGTTTCTTAAGATGCGTTAAGCTAGTTACGGCCTGCATGCAAACAAACACCtcatctttgtgtcattttctgTGTGCAGTCGGCAGTCTCTTTTGGATCATATTACAGTTCAGCTTGCATCTCGAGCAGCTGATGAGTTATGGTATGGTGAAGACCAGGTGAGAAAATCTGCATGATCTGTGTTACATCTTGGAAATATAAAATCTTGTAGCCGTTATCTTGTTTTTCTTGTGAGAATTTAATCTGTAGACAATTATTTATGCTACCAATCTATGTGTCTTTTTGTTATATGGTCATTCCTAAATTTTATTTGGTTCTCTAGATAATTTTGTTTGCCATATGTTCCTTCTTATTTTACTTGCTTAAGTTTAGTGCTTGTCTTCTATTTAGATTGTGGACTGCCTTGAGTTGCGAGTTACAACAAGGCTCATCTAAGCTTATCTCTATAATTATGGGACGCCCCTTTTATGTTGGGTACTACTTTTTGATGCAGTACTATGTTGGGAGTTGTGAGGCAATCATTTTCGTAATGAAACAAACTGATGGAGAGCTTGTTACTAGAAAGCGACAAACTCTTATTAAACTAGTTTTGAAATGTAGCTCCGTAAATTTAGTTGTAATGCCAAGCTGCACTTCActgatttaaattttgaaattaccTGCGAGACATTTCTAGTGTAACATAGTTCGccagttaattcgctttttgaattagctattcgctcaaaatgaccctaaaataacccaaaaccgaccataattctcttatattgatttgcaattcgcaaggagattagtgaatcttGTGATAGTGGACGTTTCTGAAATTTTGAGAGGCTTTGAAGTCACtaagttgttaaatatttgAATGATCCTTTTCTCGTGATTTCCAATCTATTTCTGGACATTCATTTTTGTACCTCTGATGAATGTTAAATGGGTAGTGCATCCCTGATAGACGATGGTGCTTATTTAGTGTACTCTTCTAACTAAATAGTCGACTGTGGCTAGATGTTGTATCGCGTTTATGTGTGTGGTCTGTATAAAAGACTAACATGACTTCAATTGCATTCTTGCAGCTAAGCACGATATGGGCTGAAACAGCTGATAATGCTCGTTCAGCAGCTCGGACTTTTGTTCTTGGTGGCCTGTCTGAGAAACATCACGGCTTGAACAACTTCTGGGTTTCTGAAAAAATTGATGTATGTATTCCCAACAATTGCttctaagttttaaattttcCGCTCTGTTTGTGCTTAAAGACTTGAGGCCAGGTCTAAATTTCTGGTTTGAACTTGCATATACCGATTCATAAAAATGCTAACTTTCTTGTACTTCTACACTGCAACCTATTTTTTCAGGACATTGATCTGGAGGCTTTAAGGATTGTCAACATGTGTTATGAACGCGTAAAAAAGGTATAGTACTTCAATATAGTTTTGGAAGTGTATTTATACGCTGCTTCAattgctttattttgttttttccttGCCAGATCTTACAAAGAAACCGAAAGCTTGTAGATGTTGTGGTTGATGAACTAGTTCAGAAGAAAAGCCTGGCTAAGAAAGAATTCTTCGAACTTGTCGAGATGCACGGAAGTCTTGAACCCACTGCACCGAGTATTCTTGACATCAGAGCCGAGAAACGTAAGCACTTGCAAGAAATGATTGCTGATCAGGAAGCTAGTCTTGCAAGCAAAGCTTAAATGAGAAATCTAGAGGATGTTATTCTCCATTGAGGTAATCGATCTTTTTCTTCATATCTTGTCATCTCgtatttctttttttccttttactaTATGCTATCTCTTGCAAGATCTCGCACTGAAAATGGGTTTTATGTAGTAAGCTTTCCAGACTCGAGGGAGGACATGAAATGACTTTGTTTACGTTTGTCCTGTGCAGAAATTCTATGGTGACTGAAAATTGCTTCATTCTTTATAATAAAATCCCGTTTACACCATCCGCTGATCTTCTGGGTTAAGATTGGGGGGGGTGAAGAGTAgccattataaattataatggaGCAGACGTCGTTATTGAATTCCTACTGCAGCTCTGCCCGGGTAAACCCATGGGCTGTGTTCAGATTTTAAACGTATGTAATCTGTCGACGGGTTCAGTACCAGGAAGTTTTTTCAGTAGGTGAATCATTATGTCTACGAAATAGAGATTGTATTTTAATCCCTACATTGTCGTTGTCCTTACTAATTGCAAGGTTTCCGTCATTTTTGCCTAGACGGAGTTTAAAATATGatgaaaaagcaagagaaatccAATCAAAATTTAGTTTCCATGACAATATCAGTTGATTCAACCCATTGGGATttatatttttctgattttgtacTAAATTATAATGTAACTTTTATTAGTCTGGTATTACAACATAATTGTGAATCAATCGGTGTAATGATTCTGTAATCGACAAGAGTTTTGTTGTAGAATCGTGGACGTCCGGAGGAGTCTTGCTTATCATCTCGGTTGAATGTTGTTCTGAGTTGGGTTCGATTCAGTTTTTTGATTTCAGTCGTTTTAAGATCGATTGAAGCTGAACACATTGGCTAACTGAGAGAAAACTAATATTTTCAGGTTCATTAATAGTAgaattattgtatgaaaatagatcaaattttattattctgggtaaattttcttaaaattaaattaaactgagattggagttttattttagttaaatcAAGTACTATTTTGTTTAGGTAAGAGCTTGGGTCCAGCTAACCAGGGTAAATCGaaaaaaaagtgatatttaCTCTAACTGAAATTAAACTCAATTTTGAAGAGATAGTATTTAAGAATCTTGTTTCATTGATGTGACTTTGTCCCTAATATATATTGTATAAATCTGCTTATGTCAAATTGAAgatataacaataaaaatttgaataacgtataaaaaagaaaatgttcGTGAATTTAAAAAGGACACACACATGGATGAAGAAGTATtggaaattttaaataataataaaaaaaaatggtataGGCAAAGAAATTTGCTTATGCAAAATATTGTAATTTGCAGttgcattgatttttttttttttttgtttttgaaataatAGTTGCATTAACTTTTAAAGTAATTGTGATGATTTGCAGTTACATACTTACATCAgccaattaattattattatatgttttaaaaaagaaatacgTATTTACTTTTCTAATaaaaaagagggaaaaaaaaaatttaatttcaaatcttCTCCACGTTAATTTCCAAAATGTGAACAAGAAAATCATGGTTacatattaatactaataataataacttccCCCACGTCCCCAAAAATCCTCAATTTTTCAACTTAATTCAACCGTTTTAAACTCCCGTATACATTCCCCTTTTCTTCTTCCATTTCATTATAAATTCAACAAGCTTTCCTTATCAAATTTATTTACTCCATTATTAAGCAAATTAATTCAaagcaaaaatatttaaatttataaaatagaaaaataattgcAAGAAAATGAGAATTAATATGGGATTTAGTTCTCTAAtgatgtttttaattattgtaataTTGATGCAATTAGGAGAAGTGAAAGGTTTTAAGACATTTGTAGTAGGTGGTAGAATTAATTGGACAGTTCCTCAGGGAAATCATACTACTTTCTATGATGAATGGGCTGCTTCTAAGAGGTTCCATGTTGGTGATTCCCTTCGTATgtcttttctcttttatttttttaattctttttgcaattttttagaatttaattaatttcttatagattaaattattattttatttggagAAATACAAGTGAGTTTCTTTATTGGTTAAAAGTTTTTCATTCCACccttatgaaatatttaaactaaatattttattttcaccaccaaaaaaaatactttattcattaatataataaatggaAGCaagtttttgttatattttttaaaaagttcaaTACTCCAATGCATGATTTGGATGGTTAatgatgtttatatttttttaagaattataACGTCTATTTTtaagaattataaataaatattcaaattagaaaaataattctGATGaatttagtatttttataaattcatttttgACAAAACTTCTATTTTTTAACTTAGGTCCAAGGACattttgtattttgtaaatataaaGTACTAACACCCATATCTTTCCTACTAGTATTTTTATTTGGAGATAAAAAAACCAGAAgaagtatttaaaataaattaaatttatgttaCAATTCGTTTAAGTTCCGCGTCAATTATGGATATTTCCTTCAgtaaatatatattctatacGATCGGCATTATAAGtaaatttttgaaatatttaataGTTTACTTATATTTAACATATTCTTATTGATTGACTTAATGAATTTAGTTTTGTAAATATTTTGCTAATAAAATCGATATCATCatctattatttatatatttttagaagTTTCTATGATAACCGCCTTATAATTGTTGGGTGCAGATTTTATATACCAAAATGATTCAGTTCTACAAGTAGACAAATATGGATACTATCATTGTGATATAACCAAATCCACTGCTACCTTCACTGATGGTGACACTCATTTGAAGCTTGAACATCCTGATTTAACGTACTTTATTAGTGGTTACGTTGACCATTGCATCAATGGTCAACGGTTGGCTGTGGATGTCATGTCTCCACATTCGCCTCTGGTCGGAGTTCCACCGGAGTCTCCAGGCCCATCTAAGGCGCATAACTCGGGCTTTCGTCTTGCTCCTTTGGCTCAAGTCTCTGCACTTATTGGGCTACTTGTTACTTCTATCTTGTTTGCTTAATTAGTAGT
This genomic interval carries:
- the LOC130799788 gene encoding early nodulin-like protein 7; the encoded protein is MRINMGFSSLMMFLIIVILMQLGEVKGFKTFVVGGRINWTVPQGNHTTFYDEWAASKRFHVGDSLHFIYQNDSVLQVDKYGYYHCDITKSTATFTDGDTHLKLEHPDLTYFISGYVDHCINGQRLAVDVMSPHSPLVGVPPESPGPSKAHNSGFRLAPLAQVSALIGLLVTSILFA